In Acidovorax sp. 106, the following proteins share a genomic window:
- a CDS encoding ABC transporter permease produces MELLTGPLADYALPLLQGAWVTLQLALVSLAVGLLLGLALAACRLSTRPWLRRSVGLATALLRGVPEFVIVLVCYFGLSNLINNHLDGAIDISPFGAGVFALSVVFAAYASEVFRGAFAAVPAGQILAAQALGMRPAQVFWVVRLPQAWRIALPSLGNLWQSLLKDTSLVSVVGLEDLLKKAHMAAQFTHQPFVFYLAVAAAYLALLALSHPLQAALERRAQRGYATHPAGVQA; encoded by the coding sequence ATGGAGTTGTTGACTGGCCCCCTGGCGGACTACGCCTTGCCACTGCTGCAGGGCGCGTGGGTCACGCTGCAGCTGGCGCTGGTGTCGCTGGCGGTGGGCTTGCTGCTGGGGCTGGCCCTGGCGGCCTGCCGCCTGAGCACGCGGCCCTGGCTTCGCCGCAGCGTGGGCCTAGCCACCGCCTTGCTGCGTGGGGTGCCCGAGTTCGTCATCGTGCTGGTGTGCTACTTCGGGCTGTCCAACCTCATCAACAACCACCTGGACGGGGCCATCGACATCAGCCCGTTTGGCGCAGGCGTGTTTGCGCTCTCGGTGGTCTTTGCGGCCTATGCGAGTGAGGTGTTTCGCGGGGCTTTTGCAGCGGTGCCTGCCGGGCAGATTCTGGCCGCGCAGGCCCTGGGCATGCGGCCTGCACAGGTGTTTTGGGTGGTGCGCCTGCCGCAGGCCTGGCGCATTGCGCTGCCCAGCCTGGGCAACCTGTGGCAGTCGCTGCTCAAAGACACCTCGCTGGTGTCTGTGGTGGGCCTGGAAGACCTGCTCAAAAAAGCCCACATGGCGGCGCAGTTCACCCACCAGCCGTTTGTGTTTTACCTGGCCGTCGCAGCGGCGTACCTGGCACTGCTGGCGCTGTCGCACCCCTTGCAGGCTGCGCTGGAGCGCCGCGCCCAGCGGGGCTATGCCACCCACCCAGCGGGAGTTCAAGCATGA
- a CDS encoding transporter substrate-binding domain-containing protein: MFKREALKWLATGAVAGSMAMAGVAQAQATPDVVRIGTLSDYAPFEYKDASGQLKGMEIELAHAMCKHMQAKCEFLTMDFDALIPALRAKKIDAVLAQMSITDERKKAVDFTDLLTLAPVQYVAKVGSGITDNPESLRCKTLGIYSGTNHEAYLKKRLPTAKSGIRVKTYPSQDPIWLDMEAGRVQATLTDTTVAYDWLAKTGKAKGFELVGKPIDDVAMFGEGTGIAVRKGDPLRVRLNAAIKQVLTDGTFAAENKKVFPFSIAPAAK; this comes from the coding sequence ATGTTCAAACGCGAGGCCCTGAAGTGGCTGGCAACAGGCGCCGTGGCAGGCAGCATGGCAATGGCAGGCGTGGCCCAGGCCCAGGCAACGCCGGACGTGGTGCGCATTGGCACCCTGTCGGACTACGCACCCTTTGAATACAAGGACGCCAGCGGCCAGCTCAAGGGCATGGAGATTGAGCTGGCCCACGCCATGTGCAAGCACATGCAGGCCAAGTGCGAGTTTTTGACCATGGACTTTGACGCCCTGATCCCCGCCCTGCGCGCCAAGAAGATCGACGCCGTGCTGGCGCAGATGTCCATCACCGACGAGCGCAAGAAGGCGGTGGACTTCACCGACCTGCTGACCCTGGCGCCTGTGCAGTACGTGGCCAAGGTGGGCTCGGGCATCACCGACAACCCCGAAAGCCTGCGCTGCAAGACCCTGGGCATCTACAGCGGCACCAACCACGAGGCGTACCTGAAAAAGCGCCTGCCCACCGCCAAATCGGGCATCCGCGTCAAAACCTACCCCTCGCAAGACCCCATCTGGCTGGACATGGAAGCGGGCCGCGTGCAAGCCACGCTGACCGACACCACTGTGGCCTACGACTGGCTGGCCAAGACCGGCAAGGCCAAGGGCTTTGAACTGGTGGGCAAGCCGATCGACGACGTGGCCATGTTTGGCGAAGGCACGGGCATTGCCGTGCGCAAGGGCGACCCGCTGCGCGTGCGCTTGAACGCCGCCATCAAGCAGGTGCTGACGGACGGCACCTTTGCCGCCGAGAACAAGAAGGTCTTCCCCTTCAGCATTGCCCCCGCCGCGAAGTAA
- a CDS encoding LysR substrate-binding domain-containing protein produces the protein MSYRLPPLGALRAFEAAARLGRMTAAAHELCVTPGAVSRQVRQLEEHLGITLFDGTKARPTLTPAARVLQPVLSHAFAQMADAVREVSDSSRGPLDVACLSTLTVKWLLPRLFDFQARYPDIDVRLRTSEADAGNTPQRSDLAITAQATPPHSEDTGLQHLFIEHLGPVLSPHLAQRSTAPLQTPDDLCSPAWQTLLLRTRTRRNAWAMWWAAAHAEPPALPEAQGSAGPEFEHYYFTLEAAVRGLGIAVAPWHLVMDDVQAGRLVAPWGFVESGYHYVLQRRTAQPQPRLDTFCAWMREQAQANPQPPKQPLPQPLLERP, from the coding sequence GCAGCCGCACGCCTGGGCCGCATGACCGCAGCGGCGCACGAGCTGTGCGTGACACCCGGCGCCGTCAGCCGACAGGTGCGCCAACTGGAGGAGCACCTGGGCATCACCCTCTTCGACGGCACCAAGGCCCGGCCCACCCTGACCCCGGCCGCACGGGTGCTGCAGCCCGTGCTGAGCCATGCTTTTGCGCAGATGGCCGATGCCGTGCGCGAAGTCAGCGACTCCAGCCGAGGCCCGCTGGACGTGGCTTGTTTGAGCACCCTGACCGTGAAATGGCTGCTGCCACGCCTGTTCGACTTTCAGGCGCGCTACCCGGACATCGATGTGCGCCTGCGCACGAGCGAAGCCGACGCTGGCAACACGCCCCAGCGCAGCGACCTGGCCATCACAGCGCAGGCCACACCGCCCCACAGCGAGGACACCGGCCTGCAGCACCTGTTCATCGAGCACCTGGGGCCCGTGCTGAGCCCGCACCTAGCCCAGCGAAGCACCGCACCGCTGCAAACGCCTGACGATCTGTGCTCACCCGCATGGCAAACCCTGCTGCTGCGCACACGTACGCGGCGCAACGCATGGGCTATGTGGTGGGCTGCAGCCCATGCAGAGCCGCCCGCGCTGCCAGAAGCCCAAGGCAGCGCAGGGCCTGAATTTGAGCACTACTACTTCACACTGGAGGCTGCTGTGCGTGGCCTGGGCATCGCCGTCGCGCCTTGGCATTTGGTGATGGACGACGTACAGGCGGGCAGGCTGGTGGCGCCCTGGGGCTTCGTGGAATCGGGCTATCACTACGTGTTGCAGCGCAGAACCGCCCAGCCCCAGCCCCGTTTGGACACCTTTTGCGCCTGGATGCGCGAGCAGGCGCAGGCGAACCCGCAGCCCCCAAAGCAGCCCCTACCGCAGCCGCTACTGGAACGCCCATGA